TGTGTACTTGGCGCTTGATCAGGACCTAGAGATAATACCGGTCATAAACAAGATAGACCTTCCAAGTGCAAGGCCTGACGAGATAAAGAAGGAAATAGAGGACGTGATAGGTCTAGACGCTTCAGAGGCGCCTCTTATATCTGCGAAAGAAGGACTGAACATAGAGGACGTGCTCGAGAGCATAGTGGAGAAGGTGCCAGCGCCTAAAGGCGATTCAGAACTTCCACTAAAGGCCATGATATTCGACTCTTACTACGACAACTACAAGGGAGTTGTGACGCTTGTAAGAGTGATGGAGGGCAAGCTGAAGCCTGGTACAGAGGTAAAGATGATGGCCACTGGAAAGTCGTTTGAAGTTGTGGAAGTCGGAGTGTTCTCGCCTAGGCAGATAGAGGTGGACGAGCTTTCGGCAGGAGATGTTGGATATGTGGCGGCCAGCATAAAGAACGTGAAGGACGCAAGGGTGGGAGACACTATAACAGAGAAGTCCAACCCTACAGCGGAGCCGCTTCCAGGCTACAAGAAAGTTACGCCTATGGTCTATTCCGGTATCTACCCAGCCGAGGGTGAGGAGTACAACGACATAAGGGAGGCGCTTGAAAAGCTTCAGGTAAACGACGCATCGCTTTCTTTCGAGGCGGAGAGCTCGCTTGCTCTAGGTTTCGGATTCAGATGCGGATTCCTGGGACTTCTCCATATGGAGATAATACAGGAGAGGCTTGAGCGTGAGTTCGACTTAAACATAGTGACTACAGCGCCTAGTGTGATCTACAAGGTTATGAAAAGCAACGGAGAAGAGCTGATGATACAGAATCCTAGCAACCTTCCGCCGACTACAGAGATAGACTACATGGAAGAGCCTATAGTGGACGTAAATATAATGACCCCTACAGATTATGTCGGAGCCATAATGGAGCTCTGCCAGAACAGAAGAGGGGAGTTCAAGAACATGGAGTATCTTGAGCAGACAAGGGTCAGCATGCACTACGAGATACCACTGAACGAGGTAATATACGACTTCTTCGACGCGCTTAAGTCCAAGACAAAGGGATATGCTTCGCTCGACTACGAGCTGAAGGGTTACAGGCAGTCGAAGCTTGTGAAGATGGACATACTGATAAACGGAGAGCTTGTAGACGCCTTCTCTATAATAGTTCATGACTCTAAGGCCTACGAAAGAGGAAGACATATAGTGGAGAAGCTCAAGGATGTAATCCCTAGACATCAATTCGCTGTGCCTATACAGGCGTCAATAGGCGGAAAAGTAGTTGCCAGGGAGACTGTAAGGGCTCTTAGAAAAGACGTGCTTGCCAAGTGCTACGGTGGAGACATCTCTAGAAAGAAAAAGCTGCTAGAGAAGCAAAAAGAAGGAAAAAAGAGAATGAGGCAGGTCGGAAATGTGGAAGTTCCACAGGAGGCTTTCCTTACAGTGCTTAAGTACGACGAAAACTAAAAAAGTCAAATACACACCGAGAGGTGTGTATTTTTATAGGGGGAATTATATTGCATGGAGAACTAGGTGTATATATCCATATACCGTTTTGCAAGAGCAAATGCTACTACTGCGACTTCAACTCGGTAGCTTGTCAAGCTGAAGAGAGCGACTATATGGCGCACCTTGAAAAGGAAATAGCGCTCTACAGAGGCGAGATAGAGAGAATGGGTATAAGAACTGTATTTCTGGGAGGTGGCACGCCTACAGCTGTGTCCTCTAAAAGCATAGCCAGTGTGCTGAAGCTGCTTAGAGACTTAAACGGAGACAGGGATATAGAGGAGATAACTATAGAGGGAAACCCGGCTACTTTCACAAGAGAGAAGCTTCTAGACTATGCAAGCTCCGGGGTGAACAGGGTGAGCCTCGGAGTGCAGAGCTTGAACGACAAGCTGCTGAAGGCTATAGGCAGGACACATAGCGCCGCAGATGTATACAGCACTGTAGCGCTTATCAGAGAGTGCGGTATAGAGAATATAAACCTGGATATAATGTTCGGGCTTCCAAATCAGCGATATGCAGATGTAGAAGAGACTGTACTCAAAGTCATGGAGCTGGGAGTCGAGCATATATCGTACTACAGCTTGAAGCTTGAAGAAGGCACTCGCCTCTACGAGCTGGAGGAAAAAAACATGCTGGAGCTTCCGGACGAGGACGAGGAGCGGGCGATGTACCACGGCATTTCAAAGCTGCTTGAAGAGCGAGGGTATGCGCAGTACGAGATATCCAACTACGCAAAGCCGGGCTACGAGTGCATCCACAACTTGGGCTACTGGAAGCTCAGACCGTATATAGGACTTGGGCTTTCAGCAGCTTCCAATACAGGCGGAAAGAGGTATTCCAACACATCTGGGTTTGAGGAGTACTACAGGGCTATTGACGCAGGAGAGATACCTGTGGATAGCGAGAGCATAGACGAGATAGACAGAGAGATGGAGATGGCCGAGTATATGATACTGGGACTTAGGCTTAATGAGGGAGTCTTGTATTCTGATTTTTACAAGAGATACGGTAAAGGCCTAGATAGTGTGTATGGAGAGACAATGGCAGAGTTTAAAAAGAGAGGCATGCTTGAGCTAGGCGGCGGCAGGATAAAGCTTACAGAGATGGGGAGAGACCTTTCAAACCAGCTGTTTGCAGAGCTGCTGCCTTAGACAAAAAAATGCATCAGAGGTATTGACAAAAGCTGAAAGGAGTGATAATTTAGATACATAAAGAGTTAGCACTCATGTGCGACGAGTGCTAATAAGGGTGACAATAGGATGTGATAGATATGACGCTTGATAAGAGGAAACTGCAAGTTCTGCATGCTATTATACGCAATTACGTGATGACAGGGGAGCCGGTAGGGTCAAGGACTATTTCCAAAAACTACGACCTGGGAGTAAGCTCGGCTACCATAAGAAACGAGATGTCGGACTTGGAAGACTTGGGCTTTCTAGTTCAGCCCTACACCTCGGCTGGAAGGATTCCCTCCGACCAGGGATACAGGCTGTATGTAAACGAAGTGCTGCCTTTTCTAGAGCAAGAGATGAGCGAGTACGGGGCCATGGTTCGGGATATAAACAAGAAGGTAAACAGGATAGAGGAATTGCTCCAGACGACTCTCAAGATACTGTCAGACACCACAAACTACACATCTATAGCATTAGCGCCTCAGACAGACAATACGGTTTTAGAGAAAATCCAAGTGGTGAAGCTGGACCGCCACAGGATAATGGTGATACTGGTCGCAGACTCGGGAGCCATACAGAACGAGATATTCAGGACAGAGGAAGAGATAGATGAAGACCAGCTTTTTATCATAAATAACTTCCTGAACTCGAAGCTGAAGGGCTCTAGGTTTAGTGAAGTGGAGGGCAGAATCAAGGCAGAGGACAGCCTGAAGCACCAGAATCCCATGGTGGACATAATACTGCCGATGGTGAAGGGCTCTATGAAGTCTGTTGAAGATGCAGAGCTCTACCTTGAAGGGATAGCCAATATACTGAACTTCCCAGAGTACAGTGACATAGAGAAGATAAAGAGCTTTCTAGGCTTTATGGAGGACAAGAACAGAGTCCTCAAGCTTATGGACGGAGCTCCGAGAGGTGATCTAGAAGTCAAGATAGGCAGCGAGAACCTCGACGAAGAGCTGAAAGACTGTAGCATAATCACTGCTGTCTACAGCATAGACGGCAACACCATAGGCAAGATAGGTGTCATAGGGCCTACTAGGATGGACTATCTCAGGATAATGGCCATAATAAAGTCGGTCACTCAGGAGTTGAATCAGATAATAAAACAATACTTGCTAAAGTAGTGGAGGAGGATCTAATTGACAGATATAGAAAAAGAGGAAATCATAGAGTCAGAAGAGGAAACAGCAGAGGTAGAAGGAGAAGAGACGGTGGAGGCTACGGAATCACCGGAAAACTCAGAGCTTGAAAAGCTAAGCGCAGAGCTGGAAGAAGCTCAAAACAGCAAGCTCAGGCTTCAGGCGGACTTCGACAACTACAGGAAGCGAGTTGAAAGAGAGAAGCAGAGTCTTATAAACTACGCAGTAGAGGGAATGGTGTCTGAACTGCTGCCTGTAATAGATAACTTTGAAAGGGCGCTCGAGGTAAAGGAGGCTGATTTCGAAGGTTTCTACCAAGGGGTGGAGATGATAAAGAACCAGTTTATAGAGGCCCTTAAAAGCCAAGGCTTAGAGGAGATAGAGGCACTAGATCAGCCGTTTGATCCAAACTACCACAATGCAGTGTCCCAGATGGAGTCTGAAGACCACGATTCAGACATAGTGGTGCAGGTCTTCCAGAAGGGATACAAGATAAAAGACAAGGTAGTAAGGCCTAGCATGGTAGTTGTTTCTAAATAGAGGATACAAGAACAGAGTATATAAAAACACAAGGAGGAATTGCAATGGGCAAAATTATAGGAATAGACTTGGGTACAACTAACTCTTGCGTTTCAGTTATGGAAGGTGGAGAGCCGGTAGTAATACCTAACTCAGAGGGAAATAGAACTACTCCATCGGTAGTTGCTTTTACAAAAGATGGAGAGAGACTAGTTGGAGAGACAGCTAAGAGACAGGCTGTTACAAATCCAGATGGAACAGTTATATCTATAAAGAGACATATGGGAACAGACCACAAAGTGACTATAGGAGACAAGACTTACACTCCACAGGATATATCTGCGATGATACTTCAAAAGCTGAAGGCCGATGCAGAAGCTTATCTAGGAGAGACAGTTACAGACGCAGTTATAACTGTGCCTGCATACTTCTCAGACAGCCAGAGACAGGCTACAAAGGACGCAGGAAAGATAGCTGGACTAAACGTTCAGAGGATAATAAACGAGCCTACAGCGGCATCACTTGCATACGGGCTTGACAAGGATGAAGAGAATCACAAGATAATGCTTTTCGACCTTGGTGGAGGTACTTTCGACGTATCTATACTAGAGCTAGGAGACGGAGTTTTCGACGTTATATCTACAAGCGGAGACAACCACTTAGGTGGAGATGACTTCGACGAAGCGCTTGTAGACTATATAGCTGAAGAGTTCAAGAAAGAGAACGGAGTAGACCTTAGAACTGACAAGATGGCGCTTCAAAGACTTAAGGAAGCAGCAGAGAAGGCCAAAAAGGAGCTTTCAAGCTCTATAAACACAAATATAAACCTTCCTTTCATAACAGCTACTCAGGAAGGGCCAAAGCACTTGGACATGAACCTAAGTAGAGCTAAGTTCGACGAGATAACTCAGAGCCTTGTAGAGAGAACTATGGGACCTGTAAAGAAAGCGCTAAGCGATTCAGGACTTTCTACTTCAGAGCTAGACAAGGTTATACTAGTTGGAGGATCGACTAGAATACCGGCAGTTCAAGATGCAGTGAAGAAGATAACAGGAAAAGAAGCATACAAAGGAGTTAACCCAGACGAGGTTGTTGCCCTAGGTGCAGCTATCCAGGGAGGAGTCTTGAGCGGAGAGGTAAAAGACGTACTTCTACTAGACGTAACACCGCTTTCACTTGGAATAGAGACTCTAGGTGGAGTATTTACAAAGCTTATAGAGAGAAACACAACTATCCCTACAAACAAGAGCCAGGTGTTCTCTACAGCGGCAGACAACCAAAACGCCGTGGACATCCACATACTTCAGGGAGAGCGTGAGATGGCTGGAGACAACAATAGCCTTGGAAGATTCCAGCTTACAGGTATACCACCAGCTCCAAGAGGAGTTCCACAGATAGAGGTTACTTTTGACATAGACGCAAACGGAATAGTGAATGTTTCAGCTAAGGACCTTGGAACAGGAGTAGAGCAGAAGATAACTATCACAGCTTCTACAAACCTGAGCGACGAAGAGATAGAGCAGAAAGTAAGAGATGCAGAGCAGCACGCTGAAGAAGACAAGAAGAGAAAAGAGCAGATAGAGATCAGAAACAACGCAGATTCTACTATCTACCAGACAGAGAAGACTCTTAAAGAAGTTGAAGACAAGATATCTGCTGACGAAAAGGCGAAAGTGGAAGAGAAGCTTGAAGCGCTTAAGAAGTCTCTAGAAGGCGACAGCACAGAGGATATAAAGGCCAAGACAGACGAGCTTATGAATGAGTTCCACGCCATATCGCAGAAGATGTACGAGCAGGCTGCGCAAAATGCTGAATCAGCTGAAAGTGCAGAGCCTAAAGACGACAACGTAGTAGATGCAGAATACGAAGCTGTAGACGAAGACAACAAGTAATAGAACACGCAGACATCAAAGCTGAATTGTATTTGGCTTTGATGTTTGTAGTTTAGAGAATAAAGAACGCAGGTGGTGAATAGATGCAAAAGAGAGACTATTATGAGGTCTTAGGTGTAGAAAAAGGCGTAGACGAGCAGGAGCTGAAGAAAGCCTACAGAAAGCTTGCCAAGAAGTATCACCCGGATTTGAACCCTAATGACGACGAGGCAGAAAAGAACTTCAAAGAAGTCAGCGAGGCATATGAGGTGCTTTCAGACAAGGAAAAGAGAGCGCAGTACGACAGGTTTGGACACGAGGGCATGAACCAGGGCGGTTACAGCGGATATTCGGGAGGATTTGGAGACTTCGGGGATATATTCGGAGACATCTTCGGGGATATGTTCGGAGGCTTCGGAGGCGGATCGAGACAGAAAAAGAGAGGTCCTGTAAGAGGAGACGACATACAGGTAGGAGTCAGAATCACTTTCAGGGAAGCCGCTTTCGGGGTGAAAAAAGAGATAACGATAAAGAGAGACGAGTCTTGCGAGACATGTGATGGTACAGGGGCGAAGCCGGGAACAAGCAAGAAGACTTGTCCTACATGCCATGGAACCGGGGAAGTCCAGCAAGTTCAGAGAACTCCTTTTGGACAGATGATGAGAGTCGGAGTATGTCCGACCTGTAAAGGTGCAGGGGAGATAATAGACGATCCTTGCGGCAAATGCCACGGCTCGGGCAAAGTCAAGAAATCCAAGACTTTCAGCGTAAACATCCCGGCAGGGGTGGATACAGGTTCATATATCCCTATGCGTGGAGAAGGTGAGCTTGGCGAAAAAGGCGGGCCTAGAGGAGACCTCTACGTCTATATAGAGGTCGAAAAAGACAGTCTATTCGAGAGAGACGGAGACGATCTGAGATGCGAGATACCTGTTTCGTTTACGCAGCTGGCATTAGGCGCAGATATAGAGATACCTACGCTAGACGGAAAGATAAAGTACAAGATAGAGCCGGGAACCCAGACAGGCACAGTTTTCAGATTCAAAGGCAAGGGAATCAAGAGCCTTAGAACTGGAAGAGAGGGAAATCTCTACGTCAAGGTGAAAGTGGAGATACCTAGAAAGCTTTCAGACAGAGAGAGGGAGCTGCTAGAGGAGCTTTCGGCGGAGTTTGGAGAAGAAACTTCGCATGGAAAGAAAGGGCTCTTTGACAAGATAAAAGACAAGTTTTCAGAGTAGGAGCAGGGACTCGGCCAGTACGGCCAGGTCCTTTTTCTTTTGGCCTGGAACTGTTTTTTTTACAGGCTATGGTGTATAATATTTGTGATTGAAAATCGATTAAAAGGATGTGTTTTAATTGAAATGGATAGAAGTTCAGATAAAGACCGACTCTGAGAATGTAGAAATAGTTTCGGGCATACTGTACGATTTAGGTGTAGGCGGACTTGCCATAGAGGACCCAAGGGATATAGAGTTTAAAGCCGAGCACCCTGACGCCTGGGACTATATAGTTCCTGAAGAGCTGCTTTCAGACAGAGAGCCGGGAGTCGTGGTAAAAGCTTATTTCCCAGAGGGGGAAGAGCTGCTAGAGACTATAGAGTCGATAAGGCAGAGGATAGAGGTAATGCCTAAGTATGAAACAGGCAGTCCTTTCGGAGTGGTGAGCCTTTCAGAGGTGTTTGAAAAAGACTGGGAGAATTCATGGAAGAAGTACTACAAGACTGCCAAAATAGGAGAGCGTGTAGTGGTCAACCCTTCATGGGAAGAGTACAGCCCTAAAGAGGGCGAAGTAGTTGTGAATCTGGATCCAGGGATGGCCTTTGGAACAGGAACACATGAGACTACGACTCTCTGCGCCAGAGCGCTTGAAAAAGTTGTGACTCCAGAGAGCACTGTACTAGACGTAGGCTGCGGAAGTGGGATACTCTCCATAATAGCGGCAAAGCTGGGCGCAAGCGAAGTGGTAGGAGTGGACATAGACGAGGTGGCCGTAAGGGTTTCCAAGGAGAATATAGCTTTAAACGGCGTAGAGGACAGAATAGATATAAGGCAGGGAGATCTGCTAGACGTGGTAGACAAGAAGTACGACATAGTAGTGGCCAATATACTTGCTGAGATAATAGCCATCCTCAACAAAGACATAAAGAGATGCCTTGCGGACGACGGTATTTTCATATCTTCCGGGATAATAAAGGACAAGGTGGAGTTTGTGAAAGACTCCATGGCCGAATCGGGACTTGAAGTAGTGGAAGTCATAGAGCTAGGAGAGTGGGCTTCTATAGTTGCAAAGATAGGAGAAATTGAGTAATGCACAGATTTTTTGTAGACAGGTCCCAGATATCTGGGGAAGTCGTGACGATATCAGGTGAGGATCTCAAGCATATAAAGAATGTACTCAGGCTAAAAGAAGGCGAAGAGGTGTCTATATGCGACGGAGAGGAAAACGACTACGTAGCCGTAATAG
This is a stretch of genomic DNA from Andreesenia angusta. It encodes these proteins:
- the lepA gene encoding translation elongation factor 4 — encoded protein: MALSKQERTRNFSIIAHIDHGKSTLADRLIEKTGMLTSREMQEQLLDNMDLERERGITIKLQTTRLVYKAKDGNEYFLNLIDTPGHVDFNYEVSRSLAACEGAILVVDAAQGIEAQTLANVYLALDQDLEIIPVINKIDLPSARPDEIKKEIEDVIGLDASEAPLISAKEGLNIEDVLESIVEKVPAPKGDSELPLKAMIFDSYYDNYKGVVTLVRVMEGKLKPGTEVKMMATGKSFEVVEVGVFSPRQIEVDELSAGDVGYVAASIKNVKDARVGDTITEKSNPTAEPLPGYKKVTPMVYSGIYPAEGEEYNDIREALEKLQVNDASLSFEAESSLALGFGFRCGFLGLLHMEIIQERLEREFDLNIVTTAPSVIYKVMKSNGEELMIQNPSNLPPTTEIDYMEEPIVDVNIMTPTDYVGAIMELCQNRRGEFKNMEYLEQTRVSMHYEIPLNEVIYDFFDALKSKTKGYASLDYELKGYRQSKLVKMDILINGELVDAFSIIVHDSKAYERGRHIVEKLKDVIPRHQFAVPIQASIGGKVVARETVRALRKDVLAKCYGGDISRKKKLLEKQKEGKKRMRQVGNVEVPQEAFLTVLKYDEN
- the hemW gene encoding radical SAM family heme chaperone HemW, whose protein sequence is MHGELGVYIHIPFCKSKCYYCDFNSVACQAEESDYMAHLEKEIALYRGEIERMGIRTVFLGGGTPTAVSSKSIASVLKLLRDLNGDRDIEEITIEGNPATFTREKLLDYASSGVNRVSLGVQSLNDKLLKAIGRTHSAADVYSTVALIRECGIENINLDIMFGLPNQRYADVEETVLKVMELGVEHISYYSLKLEEGTRLYELEEKNMLELPDEDEERAMYHGISKLLEERGYAQYEISNYAKPGYECIHNLGYWKLRPYIGLGLSAASNTGGKRYSNTSGFEEYYRAIDAGEIPVDSESIDEIDREMEMAEYMILGLRLNEGVLYSDFYKRYGKGLDSVYGETMAEFKKRGMLELGGGRIKLTEMGRDLSNQLFAELLP
- the hrcA gene encoding heat-inducible transcriptional repressor HrcA gives rise to the protein MTLDKRKLQVLHAIIRNYVMTGEPVGSRTISKNYDLGVSSATIRNEMSDLEDLGFLVQPYTSAGRIPSDQGYRLYVNEVLPFLEQEMSEYGAMVRDINKKVNRIEELLQTTLKILSDTTNYTSIALAPQTDNTVLEKIQVVKLDRHRIMVILVADSGAIQNEIFRTEEEIDEDQLFIINNFLNSKLKGSRFSEVEGRIKAEDSLKHQNPMVDIILPMVKGSMKSVEDAELYLEGIANILNFPEYSDIEKIKSFLGFMEDKNRVLKLMDGAPRGDLEVKIGSENLDEELKDCSIITAVYSIDGNTIGKIGVIGPTRMDYLRIMAIIKSVTQELNQIIKQYLLK
- the grpE gene encoding nucleotide exchange factor GrpE, which codes for MTDIEKEEIIESEEETAEVEGEETVEATESPENSELEKLSAELEEAQNSKLRLQADFDNYRKRVEREKQSLINYAVEGMVSELLPVIDNFERALEVKEADFEGFYQGVEMIKNQFIEALKSQGLEEIEALDQPFDPNYHNAVSQMESEDHDSDIVVQVFQKGYKIKDKVVRPSMVVVSK
- the dnaK gene encoding molecular chaperone DnaK, with the translated sequence MGKIIGIDLGTTNSCVSVMEGGEPVVIPNSEGNRTTPSVVAFTKDGERLVGETAKRQAVTNPDGTVISIKRHMGTDHKVTIGDKTYTPQDISAMILQKLKADAEAYLGETVTDAVITVPAYFSDSQRQATKDAGKIAGLNVQRIINEPTAASLAYGLDKDEENHKIMLFDLGGGTFDVSILELGDGVFDVISTSGDNHLGGDDFDEALVDYIAEEFKKENGVDLRTDKMALQRLKEAAEKAKKELSSSINTNINLPFITATQEGPKHLDMNLSRAKFDEITQSLVERTMGPVKKALSDSGLSTSELDKVILVGGSTRIPAVQDAVKKITGKEAYKGVNPDEVVALGAAIQGGVLSGEVKDVLLLDVTPLSLGIETLGGVFTKLIERNTTIPTNKSQVFSTAADNQNAVDIHILQGEREMAGDNNSLGRFQLTGIPPAPRGVPQIEVTFDIDANGIVNVSAKDLGTGVEQKITITASTNLSDEEIEQKVRDAEQHAEEDKKRKEQIEIRNNADSTIYQTEKTLKEVEDKISADEKAKVEEKLEALKKSLEGDSTEDIKAKTDELMNEFHAISQKMYEQAAQNAESAESAEPKDDNVVDAEYEAVDEDNK
- the dnaJ gene encoding molecular chaperone DnaJ, whose protein sequence is MQKRDYYEVLGVEKGVDEQELKKAYRKLAKKYHPDLNPNDDEAEKNFKEVSEAYEVLSDKEKRAQYDRFGHEGMNQGGYSGYSGGFGDFGDIFGDIFGDMFGGFGGGSRQKKRGPVRGDDIQVGVRITFREAAFGVKKEITIKRDESCETCDGTGAKPGTSKKTCPTCHGTGEVQQVQRTPFGQMMRVGVCPTCKGAGEIIDDPCGKCHGSGKVKKSKTFSVNIPAGVDTGSYIPMRGEGELGEKGGPRGDLYVYIEVEKDSLFERDGDDLRCEIPVSFTQLALGADIEIPTLDGKIKYKIEPGTQTGTVFRFKGKGIKSLRTGREGNLYVKVKVEIPRKLSDRERELLEELSAEFGEETSHGKKGLFDKIKDKFSE
- the prmA gene encoding 50S ribosomal protein L11 methyltransferase, whose product is MKWIEVQIKTDSENVEIVSGILYDLGVGGLAIEDPRDIEFKAEHPDAWDYIVPEELLSDREPGVVVKAYFPEGEELLETIESIRQRIEVMPKYETGSPFGVVSLSEVFEKDWENSWKKYYKTAKIGERVVVNPSWEEYSPKEGEVVVNLDPGMAFGTGTHETTTLCARALEKVVTPESTVLDVGCGSGILSIIAAKLGASEVVGVDIDEVAVRVSKENIALNGVEDRIDIRQGDLLDVVDKKYDIVVANILAEIIAILNKDIKRCLADDGIFISSGIIKDKVEFVKDSMAESGLEVVEVIELGEWASIVAKIGEIE